Proteins encoded together in one Deinococcus irradiatisoli window:
- a CDS encoding XdhC family protein: MERLEINEILAGLRAAEAAGQGAALASVVRVRGNAYRREGARMLIREDGTQVCMLSGGCLEAEVALSAQEVIAQGQPSLTGYDLSEDVTWGLGIGCGGSVDIYVEPVRREDPLLHTWLGLLERGELGVLATLLPAGASGVPAAPLGRLLMRDDGTVQEGEPGVPDAALRTQIVAAGQEMLRALYPRAETRRFSTGDRELDVFLDASAPAPELVIFGAGHDAMPLSARAVEVGWQVKVVDARPAFLTPGRFPGAELIEAAPEQLGAHLNLGPRSFAMVMNHHVERDRVCLRFALESEAPYIGVLGPRQRFLDALDVLRAEGAAPSAEQLGRVSNPVGLNIGAESPQEVALSVMAELIAVRRGFAGGRLNGRSGRIHDPADRPSTSAALGAVN; the protein is encoded by the coding sequence ATGGAACGCTTGGAGATCAACGAGATTCTGGCCGGCCTGCGCGCCGCCGAGGCCGCCGGGCAGGGCGCGGCGCTGGCGAGCGTGGTGCGGGTTCGTGGCAACGCCTACCGCCGCGAGGGCGCCCGGATGCTGATCCGCGAGGACGGCACCCAGGTGTGCATGCTCTCGGGCGGCTGCCTGGAAGCCGAAGTCGCCCTCAGCGCCCAGGAAGTCATCGCGCAGGGGCAGCCCTCGCTCACCGGCTACGATCTCAGCGAGGACGTGACCTGGGGCTTGGGCATCGGCTGCGGCGGCAGCGTGGACATCTACGTCGAGCCGGTGCGCCGGGAAGACCCGCTGCTGCACACCTGGCTGGGCCTGCTGGAGCGCGGCGAACTCGGCGTGCTGGCGACCCTGCTGCCCGCCGGGGCCAGCGGGGTGCCGGCCGCGCCGCTGGGACGGCTGCTGATGCGTGACGACGGCACGGTGCAGGAAGGCGAGCCGGGCGTGCCCGACGCTGCGCTGCGGACGCAGATCGTCGCCGCCGGGCAGGAGATGCTGCGGGCGCTGTACCCCCGGGCCGAGACGCGGCGCTTCAGCACCGGTGACCGTGAACTCGACGTGTTTCTGGACGCCAGCGCGCCCGCGCCGGAACTGGTGATCTTCGGGGCCGGGCACGACGCCATGCCGCTCTCGGCCCGCGCGGTGGAGGTGGGCTGGCAGGTCAAGGTGGTGGACGCCCGCCCGGCCTTCCTGACCCCGGGGCGCTTTCCCGGCGCCGAACTGATCGAGGCCGCGCCGGAGCAGCTCGGCGCGCACCTGAACCTGGGGCCGCGCTCGTTTGCGATGGTGATGAATCACCACGTCGAGCGCGACCGGGTGTGCCTGCGCTTCGCGCTGGAGAGCGAGGCGCCTTACATCGGGGTGCTCGGTCCGCGCCAACGCTTCCTCGACGCCCTGGACGTACTGCGCGCCGAGGGCGCCGCGCCCAGCGCCGAGCAGCTGGGTCGGGTGAGCAATCCGGTGGGCCTGAACATCGGGGCCGAGAGCCCCCAGGAAGTGGCGCTGTCGGTGATGGCCGAGCTGATCGCCGTGCGGCGCGGCTTCGCGGGCGGGCGGCTCAACGGCCGCAGCGGGCGCATTCACGATCCCGCCGACCGGCCTTCCACTTCCGCCGCACTGGGAGCGGTAAACTAG